TGCCGAGGCTTATGCCGCAGCTTATTTTGGGCCGCAGGCGGCGTGGCGGGCCGATGCATTGACGGTCAGCCCATATTTGGGAGACGATAGTTTGACGCCATTTGTTACCGCGGCCGAAGAACATGGGGGTGGAGTGTTTGTGTTGGTGAAAACATCGAATCCCGGCGGCGGGCAATTTCAAGATTTATCGTGCGAGGGACGGCCCTTGTATCGCCATGTGGCGGAATTTGTTGAACGATTGGCCAGCGACGAAGTTCAGGCCGAAAACCAGGGCACGGAGAGCGACGGCTACAGCGAAGTTGAATACGGCAGCGTGGGCGCGGTGGTGGGGGCCACCTATCCGGAACAACTCGCTGAATTACGCGCTGGCATGCCCCATGCGTGGCTGCTGATTCCCGGTTATGGCAGTCAGGGTGGCACGGCGAAAGATGTCGCGCCTGGATTTGATGCCCAGGGCCTGGGCGCCATTGTCAACAATTCCCGCGGCATCATTTTCGCGCAT
Above is a window of Pirellulales bacterium DNA encoding:
- the pyrF gene encoding orotidine-5'-phosphate decarboxylase, with product MISFAQKLAAAVREKQTPVVVGLDPRWESLPEGLRQPSQAHGDNEPVQRAAAVAEFCRRVIDVVAPLVPAVKPQIAFFEQLGPPGLMALGQVIAHARKRELLVIVDAKRNDIGSTAEAYAAAYFGPQAAWRADALTVSPYLGDDSLTPFVTAAEEHGGGVFVLVKTSNPGGGQFQDLSCEGRPLYRHVAEFVERLASDEVQAENQGTESDGYSEVEYGSVGAVVGATYPEQLAELRAGMPHAWLLIPGYGSQGGTAKDVAPGFDAQGLGAIVNNSRGIIFAHQRAEYAGFGPSRWQEAIEAATRTMIAQLQAETPAGKLVSH